A single Triticum dicoccoides isolate Atlit2015 ecotype Zavitan chromosome 2A, WEW_v2.0, whole genome shotgun sequence DNA region contains:
- the LOC119356832 gene encoding 4-hydroxy-tetrahydrodipicolinate synthase 1, chloroplastic-like isoform X1, giving the protein MPYLQPPRPHPHPTSRLSRASPPSPFPFFPAGTSCSGRLHPVPASGHSASRVSKGKFAVAAVTLDDYLPMRSTEVKNRTSTDGIKSLRLITAVKTPYLPDGRFDLEAYDSLINTQINGGAEGVIVGGTTGEGHLMSWDEHIMLIGHTVNCFGSNIKVIGNTGSNSTREAVHATEQGFAVGMHAALHVNPYYGKTSTEGLISHFKEVLPMGPTIIYNVPSRTSQDIPPPVIEALSCYSNMAGVKECVGHERVKCYTDKGITIWSGNDDECHDSRWKYGATGVISVASNLVPGLMHSLMFEGENAALNEKLLPLMKWLFCEPNPIGLNTALAQLGVVRPVFRLPYTPLPLEKRVEFVRIVEAIGRENFVGQKEARVLDDDDFVLISRY; this is encoded by the exons ATGCCGtacctccagcccccgcgcccccacccccaccccacctccCGCCTCTCGCgcgcgtcgccgccgtcgccgttccCGTTCTTTCCCGCCGGGACATCGTGCTCCGGCCGTCTCCACCCCGTCCCAGCCTCCGGCCACTCGGCCTCGAG GGTTAGTAAAGGAAAGTTTGCAGTTGCAGCCGTCACTCTAGATGATTATCTTCCGATGCGAAGTACTGAAGTGAAAAATCG GACATCAACAGATGGAATCAAAAGCCTCAGACTAATCACAGCGGTCAAAACCCCCTATTTGCCAGATGGAAGATTTGATCTTGAAGCATACGATTCTCTGATAAACACACAAATAAATGGTGGTGCGGAAGGTGTAATAGTTGGAGGAACAACAGGAGAAGGTCACCTTATGAGCTGGGATGAGCACATCATGCTCATCGGGCATACTGTTAACTGCTTTGGATCCAACATTAAAGTGATAGGTAACACGGGAAGTAACTCAACCAGAGAAGCTGTTCACGCTACAGAGCAGGGATTTGCTGTTGGCATGCATGCAGCTCTCCATGTCAATCCTTACTACGGGAAGACCTCAACTGAAGGCTTGATCTCTCATTTCAAGGAAGTCCTCCCAATGGGCCCAACAATCATTTACAATGTGCCATCCAGGACCAGTCAAGACATACCTCCTCCAGTCATTGAGGCGCTTTCATGTTACTCAAACATGGCAGGAGTTAAAGAATGCGTTGGGCATGAGCGGGTTAAGTGCTACACTGACAAAGGCATAACAATATGGAGCGGTAATGATGACGAATGCCATGACTCAAGGTGGAAGTACGGCGCTACTGGAGTCATTTCTGTGGCGAGCAATCTTGTTCCCGGTCTCATGCACAGCCTCATGTTTGAAGGGGAGAATGCGGCGCTAAATGAGAAGCTTCTGCCTCTGATGAAATGGCTGTTCTGCGAGCCTAACCCGATCGGTCTCAACACCGCCCTGGCTCAGCTCGGTGTAGTGAGGCCTGTTTTCAGGTTGCCATACACTCCCCTCCCTCTTGAGAAGAGGGTTGAGTTTGTCCGGATTGTCGAAGCCATTGGACGGGAGAACTTTGTGGGACAGAAGGAGGCCCGGGTTCTGGATGACGATGATTTTGTGTTGATCAGCAGGTATTGA
- the LOC119356832 gene encoding 4-hydroxy-tetrahydrodipicolinate synthase 1, chloroplastic-like isoform X2 → MPYLQPPRPHPHPTSRLSRASPPSPFPFFPAGTSCSGRLHPVPASGHSASRTSTDGIKSLRLITAVKTPYLPDGRFDLEAYDSLINTQINGGAEGVIVGGTTGEGHLMSWDEHIMLIGHTVNCFGSNIKVIGNTGSNSTREAVHATEQGFAVGMHAALHVNPYYGKTSTEGLISHFKEVLPMGPTIIYNVPSRTSQDIPPPVIEALSCYSNMAGVKECVGHERVKCYTDKGITIWSGNDDECHDSRWKYGATGVISVASNLVPGLMHSLMFEGENAALNEKLLPLMKWLFCEPNPIGLNTALAQLGVVRPVFRLPYTPLPLEKRVEFVRIVEAIGRENFVGQKEARVLDDDDFVLISRY, encoded by the exons ATGCCGtacctccagcccccgcgcccccacccccaccccacctccCGCCTCTCGCgcgcgtcgccgccgtcgccgttccCGTTCTTTCCCGCCGGGACATCGTGCTCCGGCCGTCTCCACCCCGTCCCAGCCTCCGGCCACTCGGCCTCGAG GACATCAACAGATGGAATCAAAAGCCTCAGACTAATCACAGCGGTCAAAACCCCCTATTTGCCAGATGGAAGATTTGATCTTGAAGCATACGATTCTCTGATAAACACACAAATAAATGGTGGTGCGGAAGGTGTAATAGTTGGAGGAACAACAGGAGAAGGTCACCTTATGAGCTGGGATGAGCACATCATGCTCATCGGGCATACTGTTAACTGCTTTGGATCCAACATTAAAGTGATAGGTAACACGGGAAGTAACTCAACCAGAGAAGCTGTTCACGCTACAGAGCAGGGATTTGCTGTTGGCATGCATGCAGCTCTCCATGTCAATCCTTACTACGGGAAGACCTCAACTGAAGGCTTGATCTCTCATTTCAAGGAAGTCCTCCCAATGGGCCCAACAATCATTTACAATGTGCCATCCAGGACCAGTCAAGACATACCTCCTCCAGTCATTGAGGCGCTTTCATGTTACTCAAACATGGCAGGAGTTAAAGAATGCGTTGGGCATGAGCGGGTTAAGTGCTACACTGACAAAGGCATAACAATATGGAGCGGTAATGATGACGAATGCCATGACTCAAGGTGGAAGTACGGCGCTACTGGAGTCATTTCTGTGGCGAGCAATCTTGTTCCCGGTCTCATGCACAGCCTCATGTTTGAAGGGGAGAATGCGGCGCTAAATGAGAAGCTTCTGCCTCTGATGAAATGGCTGTTCTGCGAGCCTAACCCGATCGGTCTCAACACCGCCCTGGCTCAGCTCGGTGTAGTGAGGCCTGTTTTCAGGTTGCCATACACTCCCCTCCCTCTTGAGAAGAGGGTTGAGTTTGTCCGGATTGTCGAAGCCATTGGACGGGAGAACTTTGTGGGACAGAAGGAGGCCCGGGTTCTGGATGACGATGATTTTGTGTTGATCAGCAGGTATTGA